One stretch of Euphorbia lathyris chromosome 7, ddEupLath1.1, whole genome shotgun sequence DNA includes these proteins:
- the LOC136201121 gene encoding large ribosomal subunit protein eL21z/eL21y-like: MPAGHGLRSRTRDLFARAFRKKGYIPLTTYLRTYKIGDYVDVKVNGAIHKGMPHKFYHGRTGRVWNVTKRAVGVEMNKAVRNKVLKKRIHVRIEHLQPSRCSEEFRLRKKKNDELKAEAKAKGVVISTKRKPEGPKPGFMVEGATLETVTPIPYDVVNDLKGGY; the protein is encoded by the exons ATGCCGGCTGGACATGGTCTCCGTTCTCGTACCAGAGATCTCTTCGCTAGGGCTTTCAGGAAGAAGGGTTATATCCCCTTGACCACCTACCTGAGAACCTATAAGATCGGCGATTATGTTGATGTTAAAGTTAACGGCGCCATCCACAAGGGTATGCCTCATAAGTTCTACCATGGCCGCACTGGTCGTGTGTGGAATGTCACCAAGCGAGCTGTCGGTGTTGAAATGAACAAAGCG GTTCGTAATAAGGTCCTTAAGAAGAGGATTCACGTCCGGATAGAGCATTTGCAGCCATCTAGGTGCTCGGAAGAATTTCGcctaaggaagaagaagaatgacgAGCTGAAGGCCGAGGCAAAAGCCAAGGGTGTAGTGATCAGCACAAAGAGGAAGCCAGAAGGTCCTAAACCTGGTTTCATGGTGGAGGGTGCGACTCTTGAAACTGTTACTCCCATCCCATATGATGTTGTTAACGATCTCAAGGGCGGGTATTAG
- the LOC136200710 gene encoding protein ALTERED PHOSPHATE STARVATION RESPONSE 1-like — translation MMGCSTSRIDHLPVVSLCHDRCKFLDEALYQSYAFADAHVAYLQSLKSIGPSLSRFFNQIDFPAKSNPLKSSLSSSSTSPPSPNHDLNSDAHLDFPTDSEDEIEEFGDLIHSIQNPASRGDDKYDYFGGNGELFEAAPLLYGGSTWITPSPPPPSGSHWEFLNFFDAYERYDLPPVKEEIDDLKKKTPNINRPEDSFRGDSEKSEKEVKKQSKNVEKTEKQQIKTEKKQIKTEETEDKNRSSIEIIREIEAEFERAADSGNEVLKILDTGKFRFYDKNSIYQSVSSKMLQVVSSSFLVIPSKNIDSKEEKIGSDEVEVNLSSTLKKLCMWENKLYHQVKSEEKLRIVLARSYKQIENMDEKGAEKKKVDSARTLIRTLSIKIRVAIQVIHNTSITINKLRNHELWPFITLLIHKQLEMWKAMQECHKCQSKAIVEAKNLDSILSNEKFNESNLESAIQLKLEIQKWNLNFSSWITAQRCYVKALNNWLLKCLPHKPEEMSDETRPVALIFTFCDRWSHAVGRISEAEVINAMNGLFGVVDQLVQRHYVYLQQRLSEDKELEKRMRILERKEKMMRRVVEARDKKMFPAAAISGGGVHQSEVIQNSSLEFGMEHVFKALEKFSVNNVEIYEELYTSSGQLN, via the exons ATGATGGGTTGTTCCACCTCAAGAATCGACCACCTCCCGGTGGTTTCTCTCTGCCACGACCGCTGCAAGTTTCTCGACGAAGCTCTTTACCAGAGCTACGCCTTCGCCGACGCTCACGTCGCCTACTTGCAGTCGCTCAAATCCATCGGACCTTCCCTCAGCCGTTTCTTCAATCAAATTGATTTTCCGGCGAAATCAAATCCGTTGAAGTCGTCGTTATCGTCTTCTTCTACTTCTCCTCCTTCGCCGAATCACGATTTGAATTCAGACGCGCATCTGGATTTTCCGACGGATTCTGAGGATGAAATTGAAGAGTTCGGAGATCTAATTCACTCAATTCAAAATCCGGCTTCTCGAGGAGATGATAAGTACGATTATTTTGGGGGTAATGGTGAGTTGTTTGAGGCTGCGCCGTTGCTGTACGGTGGTTCTACGTGGATAACTCCGTCGCCTCCGCCTCCGAGTGGCTCACATTGGgagtttttgaatttctttGATGCGTATGAGAGATACGATTTGCCTCCTGTTAAGGAAGAGATTGATGATCTGAAAAAGAAAACTCCGAACATAAATCGCCCGGAAGATAGTTTCCGGGGAGATTCTGAGAAGTCGGAaaaagaagtgaagaaacagagtaAAAATGTGGAGAAAACGGAGAAGCAACAGATCAAAACGGAGAAGAAACAGATCAAAACGGAGGAAACGGAGGATAAGAATCGAAGCTCCATAGagattataagagaaattgaaGCTGAGTTTGAGAGAGCTGCAGATTCAGGAAATGAAGTTCTAAAGATTCTTGACACCGGAAAATTCCGATTTTATGACAAAAATTCCATCTATCAAA GTGTTTCTTCAAAGATGTTGCAAGTGGTTAGTTCTTCTTTTTTGGTAATACCAAGTAAAAATATAGACTCAAAAGAAGAGAAGATTGGAAGTGATGAAGTTGAAGTTAATTTATCTTCAACTCTCAAGAAACTATGCATGTGGGAGAATAAACTCTATCATCAAGTCAAG TCCGAGGAAAAACTTAGAATTGTGCTTGCAAGAAGCTACAAGCAGATTGAAAACATGGATGAGAAAGGTGCAGAAAAGAAGAAAGTTGATTCAGCAAGAACATTGATAAGAACATTATCTATTAAAATCAGAGTTGCAATTCAAGTCATTCACAACACTTCCATTACTATCAATAAGCTAAGGAACCATGAATTGTGGCCATTCATCACTCTACTTATTCACAA GCAGCTTGAAATGTGGAAAGCTATGCAAGAATGTCATAAATGTCAATCTAAAGCTATTGTTGAAGCCAAAAATTTAGATTCTATTTTATCCAATGAAAAGTTCAACGAATCTAATTTGGAATCAGCAATTCAGTTAAAGCTTGAGATTCAAAAATGGAATCTCAACTTCTCTAGTTGGATAACTGCCCAAAGATGCTATGTCAAGGCCTTGAATAATTGGCTTCTAAAATGTCTCCCCCACAAACCCGAAGAAATGTCCGACGAAACTCGGCCGGTGGCGCTAATATTTACATTCTGCGACCGGTGGTCTCACGCTGTAGGCAGAATCTCGGAGGCGGAAGTGATAAACGCGATGAATGGATTGTTCGGGGTTGTAGATCAACTCGTGCAAAGACATTATGTGTACTTGCAACAAAGGTTGTCGGAAGATAAGGAATTGGAGAAAAGAATGAGAATCTtggaaagaaaagagaaaatgatGCGGAGAGTCGTTGAAGCTCGAGACAAGAAGATGTTTCCGGCGGCTGCTATTTCGGGAGGAGGTGTACATCAGAGTGAAGTGATACAGAATAGTAGTCTGGAGTTTGGTATGGAACATGTTTTTAAAGCTCTCGAGAAATTTTCTGTTAATAATGTGGAAATTTACGAGGAACTTTACACGTCATCAGGACAGTTAAACTAG